The following proteins are co-located in the Streptomyces sp. NBC_01198 genome:
- a CDS encoding discoidin domain-containing protein gives MRTKRSIPRLMAGVVATSTLLLGGSALPAMAAGAPDLASGKAASASSTSGKNTADRLDDGDRNSYWESSGSALPQWAQVNLGSSTLIDKVQLKVPASWSARTETLSLQASDDGTLFSTVVGSKAYTFTPAKDNTVTISFPATKARYLRADVSGNSAAKTAQLSELTVQAAAAATDNLAAGKPTAESGHADVYGSGNAVDGNADTYWESSNNAFPQWLRVDLGSAVPVNKVVLKLPPATSWATRTETLAVQGSTDGTNFSNLVASTGYTFNPSSGNTATITFNTATTRYVRLNVTGNTGWPAGQISEFEVYGPATGDVTAPSAPANLAYTQPASGQIKLTWSAATDNTAVTGYDIYANGQLRSSVAGNVLTYTDSQPTTATVSYYVRAKDAAGNQSGNSNTVTRTGTSGDTQAPTAPGSLAYTQPASGQIKLTWSASSDNTAVTGYEVFAGGSKIATTGGSTLTYTDSQPDSATVSYFVRAIDAAGNESGNSNTVTRTGTTPPTGGTNQALGKPITATSTVQNFVAANADDGDLTTYWEGSGTSSLTVSLGANVDTSSVVVKLNPSSAWGARTQTIEVQGREQSASGFTQLTAPKSYSFDPASGNTVTIPVTSRVADVRLIFSNNSGAGGGQAAEVQVIGVPGPNPDLTVTGLTASPSAPVETDPITLSATVKNIGTNASPASNVNLYLGTVKVGTASVGALAAGASSTVTATIGAKDAGSYQLTAKVDEANAVVEQNETNNSYTNPTALVVKPVDTSDLVASPVAWSPGNPSAGNNVTFSVAIKNQGTVAAASGAHNITLTVADATTGSVVKTLTGSYSGAIAAGATTSPVSLGSWTAVNGKYTVKTVIAPDANELSIKQANNTSTQSLFVGRGANMPYDTYEAESGVLAGGATVLGPNRTIGDPAGEASGRKTVHLAANGASVEFTTLNSTNTLVTRFNIPDGTDSTTLDIYVDGTFLKTISLTSKYEWLYGDEASPGNSPGSGAPRHIYDEANVLLGTTVPAGHKIRLQKDAANSAAYYNIDSIDLEQATAIPNPDATKYVVPAGFTQQDVQNALDTARQDTTKLGVYLPAGDYQTSSKFNVYGRAINVLGAGPWFTRFVTPTGQENTDNGFLASASGTKFSGFGFFGNYTSRIDGPGKPWDLTGVSDMTIDNVWIEHTIVGVWGTNVDNSTISNLRIRDTFADGVNLTNGSSGNTVSNIEARSTGDDSFALFPAIDHTNEQELNNTFQNLTVKTVWRAAGLAVYGGGGNKFSNLYIADSLTYPGITIGSLAFGGIPALGFESSPQTTFSNISLVRDGGHFWGQQAFPALWIYSAEFKLQGLRINDVDITDPTYSGVMFQTKWNGSTSLNPISDTVFTNLSVTGAHKSGDAFDAKSGFGLWANPQPESGQGPAVGSVTINGLHESDNAVDIQNTTSTFTITVNN, from the coding sequence ATGAGAACGAAGCGCTCGATCCCACGGCTGATGGCGGGGGTGGTGGCCACCAGCACGCTGTTGCTGGGCGGTTCCGCCCTGCCCGCCATGGCCGCGGGAGCGCCGGACCTTGCCTCGGGCAAGGCGGCATCGGCCAGCAGTACCAGCGGCAAGAACACCGCCGACCGGCTCGACGACGGCGACCGGAACTCCTACTGGGAGAGCTCGGGCAGCGCCCTGCCCCAGTGGGCGCAGGTCAACCTGGGCAGCAGCACCCTGATCGACAAGGTGCAGCTCAAGGTGCCGGCGTCCTGGAGTGCCCGCACCGAGACGCTGTCGCTGCAGGCCAGTGACGACGGCACGCTGTTCTCCACGGTGGTCGGCTCGAAGGCGTACACCTTCACGCCCGCCAAGGACAACACGGTCACGATCAGCTTCCCGGCCACCAAGGCGCGCTACCTGCGAGCCGACGTGTCGGGGAACTCCGCGGCCAAGACGGCCCAGCTGTCCGAGCTGACCGTGCAGGCCGCCGCGGCCGCCACCGACAACCTCGCGGCCGGCAAGCCCACCGCCGAGTCCGGCCACGCCGACGTCTACGGCTCGGGCAACGCGGTCGACGGCAACGCCGACACCTACTGGGAGAGCAGCAACAACGCCTTCCCGCAGTGGCTCAGGGTCGACCTGGGCTCCGCGGTGCCGGTCAACAAGGTGGTGCTGAAGCTGCCGCCCGCCACCTCGTGGGCGACCCGCACCGAGACGCTCGCCGTCCAGGGCAGCACCGACGGGACGAACTTCAGCAACCTGGTCGCCTCCACGGGTTACACCTTCAACCCGTCGAGCGGCAACACGGCGACCATCACCTTCAACACCGCCACCACCCGCTACGTCAGGCTGAACGTCACCGGGAACACCGGCTGGCCGGCCGGCCAGATATCCGAGTTCGAGGTGTACGGCCCGGCCACCGGCGACGTCACCGCCCCCTCGGCGCCGGCGAACCTGGCGTACACCCAGCCCGCCTCCGGCCAGATCAAGCTGACCTGGAGCGCGGCCACCGACAACACGGCCGTCACCGGCTACGACATCTACGCCAACGGCCAGCTGCGCAGCTCGGTTGCCGGCAACGTGCTGACGTACACCGACAGCCAGCCCACCACCGCGACGGTCTCGTACTACGTACGGGCCAAGGACGCGGCGGGCAACCAGTCGGGGAACAGCAACACCGTGACCCGTACCGGCACTTCGGGCGACACCCAGGCGCCCACCGCGCCCGGCAGCCTCGCCTACACCCAGCCCGCCTCCGGCCAGATCAAGCTGACCTGGAGCGCGTCGAGCGACAACACGGCCGTCACCGGCTACGAGGTCTTCGCGGGCGGCAGCAAGATCGCCACCACCGGCGGCAGCACGCTCACCTACACCGACAGCCAGCCGGACTCCGCCACGGTGTCGTACTTCGTCCGCGCGATCGACGCGGCGGGCAACGAGTCGGGCAACAGCAACACGGTGACCCGTACCGGCACCACCCCGCCCACCGGCGGCACCAACCAGGCGCTCGGCAAGCCGATCACGGCCACCTCCACCGTGCAGAACTTCGTCGCGGCCAACGCCGACGACGGTGACCTCACCACGTACTGGGAGGGCTCGGGCACCAGCTCGCTGACCGTCTCGCTCGGCGCCAACGTCGACACCAGCTCGGTCGTGGTCAAGCTCAACCCCAGCTCCGCCTGGGGCGCGCGCACCCAGACCATCGAGGTCCAGGGCCGCGAGCAGAGCGCGAGCGGCTTCACCCAGCTGACCGCGCCCAAGAGCTACTCCTTCGACCCCGCCTCCGGCAACACCGTGACCATCCCGGTCACCTCGCGGGTCGCCGACGTCCGGCTGATCTTCAGCAACAACTCCGGCGCCGGCGGCGGCCAGGCCGCCGAAGTCCAGGTCATCGGCGTCCCGGGTCCGAACCCGGACCTCACGGTGACCGGGCTGACCGCGTCGCCGTCCGCGCCGGTGGAGACCGACCCGATCACGCTCAGCGCGACGGTGAAGAACATCGGCACCAACGCCTCGCCCGCCAGCAACGTCAACCTCTACCTCGGCACCGTCAAGGTCGGCACCGCGAGCGTCGGCGCACTGGCGGCCGGCGCGAGCAGCACCGTGACGGCGACCATCGGCGCCAAGGACGCGGGCAGCTACCAGCTGACCGCCAAGGTCGACGAGGCGAACGCCGTCGTCGAGCAGAACGAGACCAACAACTCCTACACCAACCCCACCGCCCTGGTGGTCAAGCCGGTCGACACCTCCGACCTGGTCGCCTCGCCGGTGGCGTGGTCGCCGGGCAACCCGTCAGCGGGCAACAACGTCACCTTCTCGGTGGCGATCAAGAACCAGGGCACCGTCGCCGCCGCCTCGGGTGCGCACAACATCACCCTGACGGTCGCCGACGCGACCACAGGCAGCGTGGTCAAGACGCTCACCGGCTCCTACAGCGGCGCCATCGCGGCCGGGGCCACCACCAGCCCGGTCAGCCTGGGCAGCTGGACCGCGGTCAACGGCAAGTACACGGTGAAGACCGTGATCGCGCCGGACGCCAACGAGCTGTCGATCAAGCAGGCCAACAACACCAGCACCCAGTCGCTGTTCGTGGGCCGCGGCGCCAACATGCCGTACGACACCTACGAGGCCGAGTCCGGTGTGCTGGCCGGCGGTGCGACGGTGCTCGGGCCGAACCGCACCATCGGCGACCCCGCCGGTGAGGCGTCGGGCCGCAAGACGGTGCACCTGGCCGCCAACGGCGCCTCGGTGGAGTTCACCACCCTGAACAGCACCAACACCCTGGTGACCCGTTTCAACATCCCGGACGGCACCGACTCGACGACCCTTGACATCTACGTCGACGGCACCTTCCTCAAGACCATCAGCCTCACCTCGAAGTACGAGTGGCTGTACGGCGACGAGGCCAGCCCCGGCAACTCGCCCGGTTCCGGCGCGCCGCGGCACATCTACGACGAGGCCAACGTGCTGCTCGGGACGACCGTCCCGGCCGGCCACAAGATCCGGCTGCAGAAGGACGCGGCCAACTCCGCGGCCTACTACAACATCGACTCCATCGACCTGGAGCAGGCCACCGCGATCCCCAACCCCGACGCGACGAAGTACGTCGTGCCGGCCGGCTTCACCCAGCAGGACGTGCAGAACGCGCTGGACACCGCACGGCAGGACACCACCAAGCTCGGTGTCTACCTGCCCGCGGGCGACTACCAGACGTCCAGCAAGTTCAACGTGTACGGCCGCGCCATCAACGTCCTGGGCGCCGGTCCCTGGTTCACCCGCTTCGTCACCCCGACCGGGCAGGAGAACACCGACAACGGCTTCCTGGCCTCCGCCAGCGGGACCAAGTTCAGCGGCTTCGGGTTCTTCGGCAACTACACCAGCCGGATCGACGGCCCGGGCAAGCCGTGGGACCTGACCGGCGTGTCCGACATGACCATCGACAACGTGTGGATCGAGCACACCATCGTCGGGGTCTGGGGCACCAACGTCGACAACTCGACCATCTCCAACCTGCGGATCCGCGACACCTTCGCCGACGGCGTCAACCTGACCAACGGCAGCAGCGGCAACACGGTCAGCAACATCGAGGCCAGGTCCACCGGTGACGACAGTTTCGCGCTCTTCCCGGCTATCGACCACACCAACGAGCAGGAGCTCAACAACACCTTCCAGAACCTCACGGTGAAGACCGTCTGGCGGGCCGCCGGCCTGGCCGTGTACGGCGGCGGCGGCAACAAGTTCAGCAACCTCTACATCGCCGACAGCCTCACCTACCCGGGCATCACCATCGGGTCGCTCGCCTTCGGCGGCATCCCGGCGCTCGGCTTCGAGTCCTCACCGCAGACCACCTTCTCCAACATCTCGCTGGTCAGGGACGGCGGTCACTTCTGGGGACAGCAGGCCTTCCCCGCGCTGTGGATCTACTCGGCGGAGTTCAAGCTCCAGGGGCTGCGCATCAACGACGTGGACATCACCGACCCGACGTATTCGGGCGTGATGTTCCAGACCAAGTGGAACGGCAGCACCTCGCTCAACCCGATCAGCGACACGGTCTTCACCAACCTGTCGGTGACCGGCGCCCACAAGAGCGGTGACGCCTTCGACGCCAAGTCGGGCTTCGGACTGTGGGCCAACCCGCAGCCCGAATCCGGGCAGGGCCCGGCGGTCGGATCCGTGACCATCAACGGGCTGCACGAGAGCGACAACGCGGTGGACATCCAGAACACCACCTCCACCTTCACCATCACCGTCAACAACTAG
- a CDS encoding RICIN domain-containing protein → MQKPRIGLKTLGALTAVPALAAGLLLATGAPAQAAANPGPGFPAQYAAPYAEVWNSPSALTNAKNATGIKYFTLAFVIDGGGCNATFNGDTSVTDASWTSAINSLRSGGGDVIASFGGASGTEEALACTSVSALETQYKRVIDGLNLTRVDFDIEGSALNNTAANDRRNTALADLQQQYAAQGKRLDVQYTLPVDPTGLESNSLSLLNNAKSHGLNVNLVNIMTMDYGSAMDMGNAAISAAQGLHTQLGQIWNTKTSAQLWAMEGNTPMIGVNDTSSEIFSTSDATDLENFAKSNGIQELSFWALGRDKACATNGGSAQSGCSGTSQSVWQFSSIFNAVTGGGGTTPPPTGGSGPIRSGYAGKCVDIAAAGSANGTAVQLYDCNGTTAQTWSVGSGSTLQALGKCLDVASAGTANGTKVQIWDCNGTGSQVWQKGTGSTLVNPQSGKCLDATGPSSANGTRLQIWTCAGGTNQQWTLPS, encoded by the coding sequence ATGCAAAAACCGCGCATCGGGCTCAAAACGCTCGGCGCTCTCACCGCGGTCCCGGCTCTGGCCGCCGGCCTGCTGCTCGCCACCGGCGCCCCCGCGCAGGCCGCCGCCAACCCAGGGCCCGGCTTCCCCGCGCAGTACGCGGCGCCCTACGCGGAGGTGTGGAACTCGCCGTCGGCGCTGACCAACGCCAAGAACGCCACCGGCATCAAGTACTTCACCCTCGCCTTCGTCATCGACGGCGGCGGCTGCAACGCCACCTTCAACGGCGACACGTCCGTCACCGACGCCAGCTGGACCTCCGCCATCAACAGCCTGCGGTCCGGCGGCGGCGACGTCATCGCGTCCTTCGGCGGCGCCTCGGGCACCGAGGAGGCCCTGGCCTGTACGTCGGTCTCCGCGCTGGAGACCCAGTACAAGCGGGTCATCGACGGGCTCAACCTGACCCGGGTGGACTTCGACATCGAGGGCAGCGCGCTCAACAACACCGCGGCCAACGACCGCCGCAACACCGCGCTCGCCGACCTCCAGCAGCAGTACGCCGCCCAGGGCAAGCGCCTGGACGTGCAGTACACCCTGCCGGTCGACCCCACCGGCCTGGAGTCCAACTCCCTGAGCCTGCTGAACAACGCCAAGAGCCACGGCCTGAACGTCAACCTCGTCAACATCATGACGATGGACTACGGGTCGGCCATGGACATGGGCAACGCCGCCATCAGCGCGGCGCAGGGCCTGCACACCCAGCTCGGCCAGATCTGGAACACCAAGACCTCCGCCCAGCTGTGGGCGATGGAGGGCAACACCCCGATGATCGGGGTCAATGACACCTCCAGCGAGATCTTCTCCACCTCGGACGCCACGGACCTGGAGAACTTCGCCAAGTCCAACGGCATCCAGGAGCTGTCCTTCTGGGCGCTCGGCCGTGACAAGGCCTGCGCCACCAACGGCGGCTCCGCCCAGAGCGGCTGCAGCGGCACCTCGCAGTCCGTCTGGCAGTTCTCCAGCATCTTCAACGCCGTCACGGGCGGCGGCGGCACCACCCCGCCGCCGACCGGTGGCAGCGGGCCGATCCGCTCCGGCTACGCCGGCAAGTGCGTCGACATCGCTGCGGCCGGCAGCGCCAACGGCACCGCGGTCCAGCTCTACGACTGCAACGGGACCACCGCGCAGACCTGGTCCGTCGGCTCCGGCAGCACCCTCCAGGCGCTCGGCAAGTGCCTGGACGTCGCGTCGGCCGGCACCGCCAACGGCACGAAGGTGCAGATCTGGGACTGCAACGGCACCGGCTCCCAGGTCTGGCAGAAGGGCACCGGCAGCACGCTGGTGAACCCGCAGTCCGGCAAGTGCCTGGACGCCACCGGCCCCAGCTCGGCCAACGGCACCCGGCTGCAGATCTGGACCTGCGCGGGCGGCACGAACCAGCAGTGGACGCTGCCGTCCTGA
- a CDS encoding mycothiol transferase → MNTAELLADAYGRIKEVVHDAVEGLTTGELADRLDPEANSVGWLVWHLTRVQDDHVSEAAGHPQTWTEGGWDQRFGLPFDADDIGYGHSADEVAELAAATADLLTGYYDAVHERTLAYLATLTDADLDTVVDRRWTPPVTLGVRLVSVISDDLQHAGQAAILRGILLRRRG, encoded by the coding sequence ATGAACACCGCAGAACTGCTGGCCGACGCCTACGGCCGGATCAAGGAAGTCGTCCACGACGCCGTCGAGGGCCTGACCACCGGCGAACTGGCCGACCGCCTCGACCCGGAGGCGAACTCCGTCGGCTGGCTGGTCTGGCATCTCACCCGCGTCCAGGACGACCATGTCTCCGAGGCCGCCGGCCACCCGCAGACCTGGACCGAGGGCGGCTGGGACCAGCGCTTCGGGCTGCCGTTCGACGCCGACGACATCGGCTACGGCCACAGCGCCGACGAGGTGGCCGAGCTGGCGGCGGCCACCGCCGACCTGCTCACCGGCTACTACGACGCGGTGCACGAGCGGACACTGGCCTATCTGGCCACGCTGACCGACGCCGACCTCGACACCGTGGTGGACCGCCGGTGGACGCCGCCGGTGACCCTGGGGGTCCGGCTGGTCAGCGTCATCTCCGACGACCTCCAGCACGCCGGGCAGGCCGCCATCCTGCGCGGCATCCTGCTGCGCCGCCGCGGCTGA
- a CDS encoding MFS transporter encodes MATEDATKRIQRRPPRIAADHPHYKWVALSNTTLGMLIATINSSIVLISLPAIFNGIRLDPLQPGNVSYLLWMLMGYMLVTAVLVVTLGRLGDILGRVKIYNAGFLIFTVTSVILSVDPLHGGGGALWLIGWRVAQAVGGSMLMANSAAIITDAFPARQRGMALGVNMVAGIAGSFIGLVLGGLLAEWNWRSIFWVNVPIGLIGTVWAYRSLHETGVRRPARMDWWGNITFAVGLTALLAGITYGIQPYGGHTMGWTNPWVLAGLIGGVAMLVAFCLVESRVAEPMFPLKLFRNAAFAGGNAATLLGSIARGGLQFMLIIWLQGIWLPLHGYNYADTPLWAGIYLLPLTVGFLAAGPVAGALSDRYGARLFAASGFVVMAGSFAGLLLIPTDFSYWVFALVVFLNGLGGGLFAAPNTSIIMASVPAESRGAASGMRATFQNAGMVLSIGVFFSLMVAGLARSLPHTLSSGLMAQGVPASNAHQVANLPPVGTLFAAFLGYNPIQQLLGSDLLGTLPAANSQTLTGREFFPHLISGPFHDGLVVVFALAIVMSLVAAGASLIRSRRTGTDS; translated from the coding sequence ATGGCGACCGAAGACGCGACCAAGCGAATACAGCGGCGGCCGCCGCGTATCGCAGCCGACCATCCGCACTACAAGTGGGTGGCACTGTCCAACACCACCCTCGGCATGCTCATCGCCACGATCAACTCCTCGATCGTGCTGATCTCGCTGCCCGCGATCTTCAACGGCATCAGGCTCGACCCGCTCCAGCCGGGGAACGTCAGCTACCTGCTGTGGATGCTGATGGGCTACATGCTGGTCACCGCGGTCCTGGTGGTCACCCTCGGCCGGCTCGGGGACATCCTGGGCCGGGTCAAGATCTACAACGCCGGCTTCCTGATCTTCACCGTCACCTCGGTGATCCTGTCCGTCGACCCGCTGCACGGCGGCGGCGGGGCGCTGTGGCTGATCGGCTGGCGGGTCGCCCAGGCGGTCGGCGGATCGATGCTGATGGCCAACTCCGCGGCGATCATCACCGACGCCTTCCCGGCCCGCCAGCGCGGCATGGCCCTCGGGGTGAACATGGTGGCCGGTATCGCCGGCTCCTTCATCGGCCTGGTCCTCGGCGGCCTGCTCGCCGAGTGGAACTGGCGCTCCATCTTCTGGGTCAACGTGCCGATCGGCCTGATCGGCACCGTGTGGGCGTACCGCTCGCTGCACGAGACCGGCGTCCGCCGCCCGGCCAGGATGGACTGGTGGGGCAACATCACCTTCGCGGTGGGCCTGACCGCGCTGCTGGCCGGCATCACCTACGGCATCCAGCCCTACGGCGGCCACACCATGGGGTGGACCAACCCCTGGGTGCTCGCCGGGCTGATCGGCGGCGTCGCGATGCTGGTGGCCTTCTGCCTGGTGGAGTCCCGGGTCGCCGAGCCGATGTTCCCGCTGAAGCTGTTCCGCAACGCGGCCTTCGCCGGCGGCAACGCGGCCACCCTGCTGGGCTCCATCGCCCGCGGCGGCCTGCAGTTCATGCTGATCATCTGGCTGCAGGGCATCTGGCTGCCGCTGCACGGCTACAACTACGCCGACACACCGCTGTGGGCCGGTATCTACCTGCTGCCGCTGACCGTCGGCTTCCTGGCCGCCGGGCCCGTCGCGGGCGCGCTGTCCGACCGTTACGGCGCCCGGCTGTTCGCCGCCTCCGGCTTCGTGGTGATGGCCGGGTCCTTCGCCGGCCTGCTGCTGATCCCGACCGACTTCAGCTACTGGGTCTTCGCGCTGGTGGTCTTCCTCAACGGCCTCGGCGGCGGCCTGTTCGCGGCGCCCAACACCTCGATCATCATGGCCAGCGTGCCCGCGGAGTCCCGCGGCGCCGCCTCCGGCATGCGCGCCACCTTCCAGAACGCCGGCATGGTGCTGTCCATCGGCGTCTTCTTCTCGCTGATGGTCGCGGGCCTGGCGCGTTCGCTGCCGCACACCCTCAGCTCCGGCCTGATGGCCCAGGGCGTGCCCGCGTCCAACGCCCACCAGGTGGCGAACCTCCCGCCGGTCGGCACCCTCTTCGCGGCCTTCCTCGGCTACAACCCGATCCAGCAGCTGCTCGGCTCCGACCTGCTCGGCACGCTGCCCGCGGCCAACTCGCAGACCCTGACCGGGCGGGAGTTCTTCCCGCACCTGATCTCGGGTCCCTTCCACGACGGCCTGGTCGTGGTGTTCGCCCTGGCGATCGTGATGTCCTTGGTCGCAGCAGGCGCGTCGCTGATCCGCAGCCGCCGCACCGGCACGGACAGCTGA
- a CDS encoding MarR family winged helix-turn-helix transcriptional regulator, with amino-acid sequence MTDTDGRGAPSSAAVARLRLVIARLYRQLAQASGDDLNLTYAQLSALARTQEHGPLRIGELAAQEQVAAPSLTRTVAPLVAAALVARQPDPSDGRSWLVSITPEGAEVLGRIRRKRSELLARRMARLDPGQLDTLLAALPVLEQLLTEPDPEPAPGRR; translated from the coding sequence ATGACGGACACCGACGGGCGCGGGGCGCCCTCCTCCGCCGCCGTGGCGCGGCTGCGGCTGGTCATCGCCCGCCTCTACCGGCAGCTCGCGCAGGCCTCCGGCGACGACCTGAACCTCACCTACGCCCAGCTGTCCGCGCTGGCCAGGACCCAGGAGCACGGACCGCTGCGGATCGGCGAGCTGGCCGCCCAGGAGCAGGTCGCCGCTCCGTCGCTGACCCGTACGGTGGCGCCGCTGGTCGCCGCGGCGCTGGTCGCCAGGCAGCCCGACCCCTCCGACGGCCGGTCCTGGCTGGTCAGCATCACCCCGGAGGGCGCCGAGGTGCTCGGCCGCATCCGCCGCAAGCGCTCCGAGCTGCTGGCCCGCCGGATGGCCCGGCTCGACCCCGGACAGCTCGACACGCTGCTGGCGGCGCTGCCGGTACTCGAACAGCTGCTGACCGAGCCGGACCCCGAGCCCGCGCCCGGCCGCCGCTGA